A genomic segment from Glycine soja cultivar W05 chromosome 20, ASM419377v2, whole genome shotgun sequence encodes:
- the LOC114402599 gene encoding piriformospora indica-insensitive protein 2-like, with amino-acid sequence MKRIKAISHAIFVMFIFSLSARCCGQEDLDILAPMEKAEQEALYSTIQGFVGDSWNGSDLYPDPCGWTPIQGVSCDLFDGFWYVTALNIGPVHDNSLSCAQDLEFRQHLFELKHLKSLSFFNCSQSQYMFPATIPTGNWQKLAGSLESLEFRSNPGLIGNIPSSFGVLKNLQSLVILENSVTGEIPSSIGNLIKLKKLVLAGNYLTGRIPDVFDGLNELLIFDLSSNSLSGSLPLTLGSLTSALKLDVSNNHLEGNLLNQFANLKNLTLMDLRNNRFTGGLTLSLQEMSSLEELVLSNNPLGGDVRFLKWENLKNLAILELSNMGLTGEIPESLSELKRLRFLGLSDNNLTGNPSPKLETLPCLNALYLSGNNLTGELSFSKDFFGKMGRRFGAWNNPNLCYQIGLMSSSHVPYGVKPCQKEVNLLESDSKTELINGDMNETFHFIASKGFSSCATNGFWWTFLEKILMMGLFLSLI; translated from the exons ATGAAGAGAATCAAAGCTATTAGTCATGCCATATTTGTGATGTTCATATTCTCTCTGAGTGCAAGATGCTGTGGACAAGAAGACCTTGATATATTAGCTCCTATGGAGAAAGCAGAGCAGGAAGCTCTATACTCCACCATTCAAGGCTTTGTTGGTGATTCCTGGAATGGCTCAGATCTATATCCAGATCCTTGTGGTTGGACTCCAATTCAG GGGGTCTCTTGTGATCTGTTTGATGGATTTTGGTATGTAACTGCCTTGAACATTGGACCGGTCCATGACAATTCTCTGAGTTGTGCTCAAGATTTGGAATTTagacaacatttatttgagCTCAAGCACCTGAAATCTCTATCCTTCTTCAATTGCTCTCAATCACAATACATGTTTCCAGCAACCATCCCCACTGGAAACTGGCAGAAACTGGCAGGCAGCTTAGAATCACTGGAGTTTAGATCAAACCCGGGTCTCATCGGAAACATCCCCTCAAGTTTTGGTGTCCTCAAGAACCTCCAATCACTAGTAATATTAGAAAATAGTGTAACAGGTGAAATACCATCAAGCATTGGCAATCTCATCAAGTTGAAGAAGCTTGTTCTTGCTGGAAACTATCTTACTGGTAGGATTCCAGATGTTTTTGATGGGCTAAATGAGTTATTAATCTTTGACTTAAGTAGCAATTCATTATCTGGCTCTTTGCCTTTGACACTTGGGAGCTTAACTTCAGCATTGAAGCTTGATGTGAGCAACAACCACCTTGAAGGGAATCTTCTAAATCAATTTGCTAATCTTAAGAATCTGACCCTTATGGACCTTAGGAATAATAGGTTCACTGGAGGGTTGACCTTGTCTTTGCAAGAGATGTCCTCCTTAGAGGAATTGGTTTTGTCCAACAATCCATTGGGTGGAGACGTCAGATTCCTAAAGTGGGAAAACCTCAAGAATTTGGCCATTTTGGAACTATCTAACATGGGATTGACAGGGGAAATTCCTGAGTCTTTATCAGAATTAAAGAGGTTGAGATTTTTGGGACTTAGTGACAACAACCTCACAGGGAACCCGTCACCAAAGCTGGAAACTCTGCCTTGTCTCAATGCACTTTACCTTAGTGGAAACAATCTCACGGGAGAGCTTAGCTTCTCTAAAGACTTTTTTGGAAAAATGGGAAGGCGTTTTGGGGCTTGGAACAACCCAAACCTTTGCTACCAAATTGGACTAATGTCATCAAGCCATGTTCCATATGGGGTAAAGCCATGCCAGAAAGAGGTCAATTTGTTAGAATCTGATTCAAAAACTGAGCTGATCAATGGGGATATGAATGAGACTTTCCATTTCATAGCCTCTAAGGGATTTTCTAGCTGTGCTACTAATGGCTTCTGGTGGacttttcttgaaaaaatattgatgatgGGTTTATTTCTAAGTCTTATTTAA
- the LOC114403193 gene encoding protein CHUP1, chloroplastic-like, translating into MIVRLGLIVAASIAALTVKQLNVNDTRSERGEARIRNDQDEATEEAQVNCSIDGHTEKREEEEQEEVKLINSIINQTDDFEDDILPEFEKLLSGEIDFLSLDEKTDEEKKGGVYETEMANNTSELERLQNLVKELEDREVKLEGELLEYYGLKEQEADFVELQRQLKIKTVEIDMLKMTINSLQEEREKLQEELAHGASAKRELEAAKGKIKELQRQIQLEANQAKTQLLLLKQKVSGLVSKEEEAAKKDVEIGKKLKALNDLEVEVVELKRENKELQHEKQELTVKLNAAESRITELSNVTENEMVAKTKEEVSSLRHVNEDLLKQVEGLQMNRFSEVEELVYLRWVNACLRYELKNYLAPPGKLSTHDLNTSLSPKSQEKAKQLMLEYAGSEHGQGDTDLDCYFSHSSSPGSEDFENASSFDSSMHKHSGVSKKTSLIQKLKKWGKSKDDSSALSSAARYLSGVSPSRMSMSNRPRDSLESLMQRNAGDSVTITTSGQKDQEPTDSPETLALPNIRRVSSSDSLNSVAASFQLMSNTVVAYLDEKYPAYKDRHKLALQREKQIKEKAEKARAEKFGGNSNLNMTKAERERTTSLLPKLTQLKEKAYVSGSPNDHPDNVKNVDNQTISKMKLAHIEKRPPRVPQPPPKPSDGAPVSANSNPSNGVSCAPPQPPPPPPPEPPGGSLPTPLGNLSRGELAGDKVHHAPELVEFYQTLMKLEAKKDTSLISSTTYPFDARSNIIGEIENRSSFLLAVKADVETQGDFVISLATEVRAASFSKIEDLVAFVNWLDEELSFLVDERAVLKHFDWPEGKTDAMREAAFEYLDLMKLEKQVSTFTDDPKLPCQTALQKMYSLLEKVEQSIYALLRTRDMAISRYKEFGIPVTWLLDTGLVGKIKLSSVQLANMYMKRVASELEILSGPKKEPTREFLILQGVHFAFRVHQFAGGFDTESMKVFEELRSRIHAPPPGEDNNNQKRS; encoded by the exons ATGATAGTCAGGTTAGGACTCATAGTAGCTGCTTCCATTGCAGCCCTCACAGTTAAGCAGCTGAATGTGAATGACACAAGATCAG AACGCGGTGAAGCAAGGATTAGAAACGATCAAGATGAGGCTACAGAAGAGGCGCAGGTCAATTGTTCTATTGATGGTCACACCGAGAAG AGGGAAGAGGAAGAGCAAGAGGAGGTTAAGCTAATCAACAGCATAATCAATCAAACTGATGATTTTGAAGATGATATTCTACCAGAATTTGAAAAACTTCTATCTGGGGAGATTGATTTTCTATCACTTGATGAGAAGACTGATGAGGAGAAGAAAGGGGGAGTTTATGAAACTGAAATGGCTAACAATACCAGTGAATTAGAACGGTTACAGAATCTAGTGAAGGAATTGGAGGATAGGGAAGTGAAACTTGAAGGTGAATTGCTTGAGTACTATGGTTTGAAGGAGCAGGAAGCAGACTTTGTGGAGTTACAAAGGCAGTTGAAAATTAAGACTGTAGAAATTGATATGCTTAAAATGACCATTAATTCCTTGCAGGAAGAGAGGGAGAAGCTTCAAGAAGAGCTTGCACATGGAGCTTCAGCCAAGAGAGAACTTGAGGCGGCCAAAGGCAAGATCAAGGAACTGCAAAGGCAGATACAGCTTGAGGCTAACCAGGCAAAAACCCAGTTGTTGTTGCTCAAACAAAAAGTTTCTGGTCTAGTGTCGAAAGAAGAGGAGGCCGCCAAGAAAGATGTTGAAATTGGAAAGAAATTGAAAGCTCTGAATGACTTGGAGGTTGAAGTTGTGGAGCTtaagagagaaaacaaagaacTTCAACACGAAAAGCAAGAATTAACAGTTAAACTCAATGCTGCTGAATCTAGAATTACAGAACTCTCCAATGTGACAGAG AATGAAATGGTTGCCAAGACCAAAGAGGAGGTCAGTAGCCTAAGGCATGTGAATGAAGACTTGCTTAAGCAAGTGGAAGGACTCCAGATGAATAGGTTCAGTGAAGTTGAAGAGCTTGTATATCTTCGTTGGGTCAATGCATGCTTAAGGTATGAGCTCAAGAATTACCTGGCACCTCCAGGAAAATTATCAACCCATGATCTAAATACCAGTCTCAGCCCCAAATCACAAGAGAAGGCTAAGCAGTTAATGTTAGAATATGCTGGATCAGAGCATGGACAAGGTGACACAGATCTTGATTGCTACTTCTCTCATTCCTCTTCACCAGGCAGTGAAGATTTTGAGAATGCTTCTTCCTTTGATAGCTCTATGCATAAACATAGTGGTGTTAGCAAGAAAACTAGTTTAATCCAAAAGTTGAAGAAATGGGGCAAAAGCAAAGATGATTCAAGTGCTCTTTCATCAGCAGCCAGATATCTTTCAGGTGTCTCTCCTAGCAGGATGAGTATGAGTAATAGACCAAGGGATTCCCTGGAATCCTTGATGCAAAGGAATGCTGGTGATTCTGTAACCATCACTACCTCTGGACAGAAGGATCAGGAACCTACTGATTCTCCTGAAACTCTAGCTCTTCCTAACATAAGAAGAGTTTCATCTAGCGACTCCTTAAATTCTGTTGCAGCTTCATTTCAATTGATGTCTAATACAGTTGTTGCATATCTGGATGAAAAATATCCTGCATATAAAGACCGCCACAAATTGGCCTTACAGAGGGAGAAACAAATTAAGGAAAAGGCTGAGAAAGCAAGAGCGGAGAAGTTTGGTGGcaattcaaatttgaatatgACCAAGGCTGAAAGAGAGAGGACAACATCTTTGCTACCAAAACTCACCCAATTAAAGGAAAAGGCATATGTTTCTGGTAGTCCAAATGATCATCCTGACAATGTTAAGAATGTTGATAATCAAACCATTAGCAAGATGAAGCTAGCCCACATTGAGAAAAGGCCACCTAGGGTGCCTCAGCCACCTCCTAAACCATCTGATGGTGCTCCTGTTAGTGCAAATTCAAACCCTTCAAATGGAGTATCATGTGCTCCACCTCAGCCTCCGCCTCCACCCCCACCAGAACCACCAGGTGGATCACTTCCCACTCCCCTGGGAAACCTATCAAGAGGAGAGTTAGCTGGTGATAAAGTTCACCATGCTCCAGAGCTAGttgaattttatcaaacattgaTGAAACTGGAGGCAAAGAAGGATACTTcattaatatcatcaacaacTTATCCATTTGATGCTAGGAGCAACATAATTGGGGAGATTGAGAATAGATCATCATTCCTCTTAGCT GTGAAAGCCGATGTGGAAACACAGGGTGACTTTGTCATCTCCTTGGCAACTGAAGTTAGAGCAGCCTCGTTCTCTAAGATTGAAGATCTGGTGGCTTTTGTGAACTGGCTAGATGAGGAACTTTCCTTCTTG GTCGATGAACGAGCTGTTCTCAAGCACTTTGATTGGCCTGAAGGGAAAACAGATGCAATGAGGGAGGCGGCTTTTGAATATCTGGATCTGATGAAATTAGAGAAGCAAGTCTCCACCTTCACTGATGATCCCAAACTCCCATGTCAAACTGCTTTGCAGAAAATGTACTCGTTGCTTGAAAA AGTGGAGCAAAGCATATATGCACTCTTACGGACAAGAGATATGGCTATTTCAAGGTACAAAGAGTTTGGAATACCAGTAACTTGGCTATTAGATACAGGACTTGTGGGCAAG